The genomic interval TAGAACAATCAATTGAACAAAGCCTGAACTTTCGACTGCTGGCTCGTTAGCCACACACGCCAGACTCTGCGCTATAGTCGGACCTAGACTATATAGTAAACAATGGTTTAATAGTATACAAATAGAAATTATTAGCATAGTTGACGCTGTCTGGCGAATTCGTCTGGGGTGCGGCTTATCGGTCCTCAAAATGAGTTGGCGAATTCGCTATTGTTAGTCGGCGCTGATAAACAGTCAAACTTATTCCGATAGCAAACAAAGCGCAAACATTGTGTGGATAACGATTTCCTAAGACTTATATAACCAATTAGCGATCAAGGTCGGTGCCAAAggaaaatcaacaaaattCTGAGCTAAAATAAGCGCGATGATATCTCGTATCTAGCGGTGCACCCTGACTAGAATATATAATGCAGATCAGAGTATATATTGTATCTGAACACTCGAAGGTCGCAAATATTTGGCTGCAGATGTGACAAAAGTGAAAATGTGCTTACTGTGCAGCAGCTCAAGCGAAGCAGAGTATATGCATCGCGGGGTCCATGACCAATCAATCCTACGGGTTATCAAGGGTGCTGTAAGCTGTCGGCCATAAAAGTAAGGAGAGCCCTCGATCGGTCTTCTATATGTACgtgtttatttataaaatgcCTGCACGGCAAACGCGGTTGTGCAACGCAAATGCATTTCGAATGCAAAACATTTTGCCGCTATTTTCGGTTAGATGTGCATTCTTCAATGTGCTAAAATATGGCCTGGCATTTTGAGGTCAAGTTGAGTGGCTAAATGTTTATTATATTCCTGCATTGAAGAGGCATCATACCATTGCCAATGGCAATTATCAGAATTTATTTGTGCTGTCCAAGTCAATGGCCCCCCATCAAATTTGATTGTCAAACTTTCGCTGACATTTCGACTTGGACTGCCTCATCAAACCCAATTTTCGTACGCTTTGTGTCTCTGGTGCAGGAGATTTCACTTTGTTAGTTTCTGTGGCTTTTCACGTTTTTGCTTTGCGgtcaaattgcaaattgccccGGCAATTGTCTCTGCAAGTCCAGCTTTAGCTTCAgatccattttcatttccatttccatttgtttgAGTTTTCCGTTTTCCGTGCGCGCAGTTTGATCGACAAAAATATGCCAGTCGAGCTGCTGGCATCTTTATGACGATGCGATAATCAGCCAAATGCACTGGGGAAAAAACCTAAAATTTTTCTTAACAATACAACTTTTCTAGGTATATCAATTTCCATTGCTTTAATCCACGTACTATGCAGTTTGCCAAGTGCACCACCGATTTAGTTCATTTCATCTTTGAGCGAGATATATGCTCGGATACACATTTTTCTATTGTCATGACGAGAGCCCGATTCAAATTGCATATATGCAGTACACACTTAGTGTTCAGACAAACCGCTCAActgatgtgtgtgtgccataTATAATTGCCTCGATCATAAGCTCGGCGCATGCACACCGTTCCAATTGGAATCGGATGGGATTGGGGGCGGTGGGATGGGTGGACCGGGGGTATCTATCAACTGGGCGACTTAATGGACACTGCGGCGATACTTTGTGGCACTGGCCAGTCTATTATACAGTTGTCAGCACGGTGCTACAGAAGAAAAATCTGATTAATGTAATCACACGTAATTGGCGCGTTCGGTTAATTTGCGTTGGGAAAATTTCACTTTCGCAATCGAATTCGAAAGCCCATTTGCATTGATTTCGCTTGcgctatatatttataatatatagcATCCAAGTGatgcaataaaaaataattgccaTCCTTTTGTAGGGAACTTGTCGTTTGCGTTTTTCGAGTTCACATACGTATTCGCACATCCATTAAAATTAAGTTGAATAAGTGAGTTTCAACGaaaggcaattaaattaattgttaACAAGGATGGATTGAAAGACGCACATTGAATACTCTAAAATTGTATGTTTATAAAGCTAAATAAATCAACTTAATTGAATTCCTATGCAAGTCAAATTTGCAAGACCTTAAGTTCTTCTAAAATTACTTGAATAACTTTTGTTTTCCCACCATTATCGTGTCTTGGAATTTTTCAAATACCCAAGCACTTGAGGTATGCACTCAAAAAAATCCTGCTGCTCATCACTTAGCAGCGTATgggcaattaaatgaaattaagtaGCCGCCCCATTGAACCGCGTGCGCCCACGCAAGCAAGCGGCTTACTGGGGAAAAAAGGGGGGGACTTTTCCGAGGGGTGGTTGGCGATTACGCAATGTGCACACAATTTGCTAAGCTCATTTCTCACGTTTCTCCCCACTCTCTCTTTCCTTTCCACTTGCAGCTTCTACGCTACGAAGaaaaagaaacagaaacaagACAAGAGAACAGCGTACAAACAAGTAACagaaacaaatacaaaaagaattaaataaaAGACTGAGCAACGTTCAAGCAAATCCAAGGAACAAAACCAACAGCAACATAAGCAATCTCCCACACATCGTCTCTCTAACTGTGAAACTAGGCCCACGAAAATCCGAGTGGAAAGCGCATCTTTGATCTCAGCAAACCCGCAACCAagaagcaataaaaataaagagcCAGCGCACTTTACCGCCGGATCAGCCGCATTAACCCCGTATAATGTTAAGCAGCCTCGCCTCGTATCTCTTTGGATCAGCTACATCCGATTCCATTAGCCAAGAAGCCAATCCCGCCCAGAACCGACCCAACGCCTCGAACTCGAACTCTAGCTCGAATCCCGGCCCGACCAGCGATCCCGCTGCAGGCGATGTAATTGAGGTCACCTCCTCGACGCCCTCGGTAGCGGGCAGCAGTCGTGGGGCGGTGCGCGCCTCCAACGGCAAGCGGGGCAAGAACAGGCGTGGCAAGCAGCAGCGGAccaaccagcagcagcagcggaagCAACAGCCAGCGATCACCAAATTGCTGACGCCCTCCGGCGAGATCGTCGACGAGGACTTCGACGAGGACGAATGGTACATTGTGGAGAAGGAAGGTGAGTTGTCAAGTCTGGCCAATTTTAAGATTTTGCTTAGGTTAGTTCATTATGTGCGGAAAGTAGTGTTCAAAGTaggcaattaaaaataaaaagatacTGATAAATCAGATTCACTGAAATCATATTCAGATGCTTATGTAAAGCATTGAAAATAAAGTCAGGTTATTCAGGTCATTCAGCAGTTTTAATCTGAAAATGTGTGTTAAAATGACAAAACAAATGTCTAAGAAATCAAGTAACCTTTAAGATTTATTTTCGTAATAGTTCGTGCTAAACTAATGCGGTTTATTCCTCTTGCAGACGAGGAGGACGACTCTCTGCCGCGCAGCGACTCCGAGGAGGAGCTCTCCGTGGTGGAGGTGTCGCAGCCGCGGGGCGGCTCCACCGCCTCCTCTCCATTGGTGACCGTGGCCACTGGCACAGCGTTCGGCTGCCGCCGCCGGCAGGGCGTCAACTCGTGTTCCCTGTACAGTGGGCCGcggccgcagcagcagcgcaaCTATCTGCAACGCTCGCGCGTCTCCCGACCGCTGAGCATCAGCACCCTCAGCCCGCCCAGAAGTGTGCCCGCCCTGGGGGCCGGCGATCATGACACGCTGACCCAGTCGCTGTACGTGGCCTCGCCGAGCGGCAGCGACCAGGGTCAGGATCACGGCCAGGGTGCTAACGTGCTGATGGAGGAGTCCTGGTACGTAACACCGCCACCATGCTTCACCTCGATTGGGCCAATCAATATGGAAACATCACCATTTGAGAATCTATTGATTGAGCATCCAAGGTTGGTGATCTTTATAGTACACAATACGAGTCTCCACCCATCCCAACATCCTACCCCCGTCCACCAACAACCGCCATTTGCAGCCGAAACGCACGCAAAATACTAGTTACCCATCTGGACTTATTGACCCTCGACTAACTTGCGGCCTGTCTATTCGTTTTGCAGCATGTCCGTTTATCATAGTATTAGGTCCACCCAGGAGGGAACCGATAGTTTTGTTAATCTTGATCTCGGGGTGTCGACGGAGGTGCCGCAGCAGCGGGAGGAGCCCGAGCCGGAGGCTGAGCCGCAGGATCAGCGCCAGGCTctccaggagcagcagcgtGCCCCCAACGCTCGCTTCGATAGCCATGCGGCCGTACAGTTGAAGCAGCAGACGCTGGCTCGTCAGAGCCAGAAGGTAAGGATTACGCATAGTACAATGGTAAAAGTGTATGATCTCTAATAGATCTATCCTTTCTATCCAATCCATAGAGCAAGAACAAGAAGGAGCACCAGCAGCTCTGCCGCAGTGCCATCAAGCGGGCCAACAAGGTGCGCGACTTCCAGGCCAAGGCCAACCGCCCGCGCCGCTCGGAGATGCAGCACTGCAAGCTGGTCAGCGGCGCCAACAACAACCGCAGCAAGTGCTGCTACTAGGCGGGCACCACCCACGCCACCCACAACCACccaacaccaacaccaccaccatgCCTCCAGCGCCCAAGGAGCCGAAGGAGGAGCATTACAATCATGGCAGGCGACGCGATTTTAATTAGTATTTTAACCTAACCCCCAGATGAAACGAGAGAAAATCcgcaaaaaaggaaaaatgccacaaaaatatcaaaaatctAGCAGCTACAAGAAACGCATATGTTTAATTAACTAAACTTAACAAATACTtgtgtaaaaacaaaaagaaaagccacaaaaaaatttaactatCTGTGTAAATGCGTAGGTTTTAACGTTTGCCGTTTCAATTTCAAAACTTATAtgaaaaataccaaaaaaatgcaataaaattttcaaaatgattATGCAAAAAAACCCAGaagaaaacacacacatgaaAAATGACAAAAAAAGCATGTATAAAATAAGCAACAGAAACGATTTTGTTAATGTAGCTAAGAAaactattatatttatttaacaatCAACAACACACACGATTACTTTATGGTATGTTTTGCAAAACTTTATGTTTGTTCGTGTGATCGGTCTCTGAAAATCGATTGATTTGAGTTTGTATGAAtttccgtgtgtaaagtgtATGCTTATCGAAATGTAGGATATATTGTATTAAACCCCTGGCACCAGATCTAATGTTCTATTGTATGCCTGATTATGTTGGAAATGCGAGTGCGTATGTATGAAACAAAATGTGTGAGAAGgggttaaaaaataaaaaaatatatataacagAAGGAAAAAatcacaataaaaataattctgCTAAACTTTAAAAAACTATCTGGACTTTTATgggatttatttttaaaggaTCGGCCGAGAGTCTTCTTAATGAAATAGCAAAGGTTTCCTTATGATGATTCTACAAATCCAATACTATTTTTTGGGGTTAAAGATCTTTTGCAATGTGGGTCAACTGTGCGGATCGAAGGAGCGTGTTGTCACGCTCGGTGGACAAGGGCTGCCCTTGCGTGGATGTGGATTTCGAGCCATTGTCCATGGAGAAGCAATTGTCCCAGGGTCAAGTGGTCGGGAGGCGGACGAGCCTTTCACAACGCTTAAAGTGCCAAGTAACTAATTAGTGATTAGTATTTTAACGCAGACACGCTTGGCAAACGGTGGCAATTAAACGAGCCTAATCCGCAGACCGCACTCCACAGTTAGGTGTCGTTGACCTTGGCCAAAAGGTAAGGGGTTACCCAGCAGCTGCTCCGACTCCCCGTTTTCCTGCGACTTCCGCGATGCAAAGCGGCTCTAACGGCGAATCACAACGAAAGTAAATCAGCAAATGGAATCATCTCAGGTGGGCTCCAAGAGATTCTTTCACAACCTGCAGCAGGTGGGGAGCCCTGAGATCCACGAGAATGCGGTTGGTTGGTTGCCAGTGCTCTTCTACACAGGGAAAAAATCTTGCAAACAAGAGATCCATATTGTAAAAAAGATCTATCCAATACTAGTCCTGTAagtattttaatttcaaactTAAAACATATAAGGAACCTATTTTTTGATGCAAGGATCTTTGTTACAATACATGTGTGATTGTTTGAGAATAGCGCACATTACCTAGATTTTCCTCTGTGCAACCCATTGGATGGCTGGATGTGTGGATGGATGGAGGAAAACTTTATAAAGATCCGCACTAGCCGCGCTTCGCTTCACACCTGCTCGCATCGCGAAGAGCTGCAAACCATAGTCCGCAAAAGATATAAGACTCTGAAATTCAGTCGGCAACGGTGGTCGGAACTCCGTTCGGACTATTATGTAAGATTAGGCAATCTGCGAACACACATCCATCCATCCACTTACATACTCGCCCAACTCCCCCACTTGGCGGCTGATTCTATTTGGCAAGTTGCACTTGAGTGATTTTTCGGGCTTCCAAAAAACGGAAAACCAACAAACCTTTTGAACAGCTATACGTGCAATATGTAAAGCGGCCCAAATGACGTAGCCGCGAAAACCCGACAAAAGCTGCCAACCAAAGATCGCGCAATATCCAAAACCATTATCGAAAGTGAGACCGAGACAAAACCCTCCAAAAGAAATCCGAACCGTTTTGTAGCGTTTTGAGACCGAACATCGGATCCGGATCGTCAACTTTTATGGCCAACGTCGCGAGGATTTGCTAAACACCCTGAAATGGGCCAAGTTGTTCGGTGTCAGTTGGTCAAAGTGCGTGCCGAGCTGTGAACTGTGACCCGTGATTCGCGTTTGTGGGTGTGAGAAAACCGCGTTGGAAAATCCAAAATTCGTTGAGCAGGTCAGTGATTAAACTGATCTGGAACTAAGAGGTTAagagatttaaagtctaaggaGTATTTACAAGAGAGGTAAGTAAATAAGAAGAGATCGTTGCGAATTAGATAGAAAAGGTTCTTCTTAGAATAATGATTTATGATGATTTTAGTAAGGACTTACAATTTGTTTAACTATGCAAGTTTAAAGGTTTACTCA from Drosophila mauritiana strain mau12 chromosome 3L, ASM438214v1, whole genome shotgun sequence carries:
- the LOC117139860 gene encoding uncharacterized protein LOC117139860 isoform X2; this encodes MLSSLASYLFGSATSDSISQEANPAQNRPNASNSNSSSNPGPTSDPAAGDVIEVTSSTPSVAGSSRGAVRASNGKRGKNRRGKQQRTNQQQQRKQQPAITKLLTPSGEIVDEDFDEDEWYIVEKEDEEDDSLPRSDSEEELSVVEVSQPRGGSTASSPLVTVATGTAFGCRRRQGVNSCSLYSGPRPQQQRNYLQRSRVSRPLSISTLSPPRSVPALGAGDHDTLTQSLYVASPSGSDQGQDHGQGANVLMEESCMSVYHSIRSTQEGTDSFVNLDLGVSTEVPQQREEPEPEAEPQDQRQALQEQQRAPNARFDSHAAVQLKQQTLARQSQKSKNKKEHQQLCRSAIKRANKVRDFQAKANRPRRSEMQHCKLVSGANNNRSKCCY
- the LOC117139860 gene encoding uncharacterized protein LOC117139860 isoform X1, with product MLSSLASYLFGSATSDSISQEANPAQNRPNASNSNSSSNPGPTSDPAAGDVIEVTSSTPSVAGSSRGAVRASNGKRGKNRRGKQQRTNQQQQRKQQPAITKLLTPSGEIVDEDFDEDEWYIVEKEDEEDDSLPRSDSEEELSVVEVSQPRGGSTASSPLVTVATGTAFGCRRRQGVNSCSLYSGPRPQQQRNYLQRSRVSRPLSISTLSPPRSVPALGAGDHDTLTQSLYVASPSGSDQGQDHGQGANVLMEESWYVTPPPCFTSIGPINMETSPFENLLIEHPSMSVYHSIRSTQEGTDSFVNLDLGVSTEVPQQREEPEPEAEPQDQRQALQEQQRAPNARFDSHAAVQLKQQTLARQSQKSKNKKEHQQLCRSAIKRANKVRDFQAKANRPRRSEMQHCKLVSGANNNRSKCCY